A DNA window from Actinomadura coerulea contains the following coding sequences:
- the groL gene encoding chaperonin GroEL (60 kDa chaperone family; promotes refolding of misfolded polypeptides especially under stressful conditions; forms two stacked rings of heptamers to form a barrel-shaped 14mer; ends can be capped by GroES; misfolded proteins enter the barrel where they are refolded when GroES binds), with the protein MAAKMIAFDEEARRGLERGMNQLADAVKVTLGPKGRNVVLEKKWGAPTITNDGVSIAKEIELEDPWEKIGAELVKEVAKKTDDVAGDGTTTATVLAQALVREGLRNVAAGANPMSLKRGIEAAVERVSEELSKLAKDVETKEQIASTASISAGDPQIGEMIAEAMDKVGKEGVITVEESQTFGLELELTEGMRFDKGYISHYFVTDPERMEAVLEDPYILIVQGKASANKDLLPVLEGVMQSGKPLLIIAEDVEGEALATLVVNKIRGIFKSVAVKAPGFGDRRKAMLGDIATLTGGQVISEDVGLKLENTTTEMLGRARKVVITKDETTIVDGAGDANEIAGRVNQIRTEIDNTDSDYDREKLQERLAKLAGGVAVIKAGAATEVELKERKHRIEDAVRNAKAAVEEGIVPGGGVALLQAGTKAFDKLELAGDEATGANIVKRALEEPLKQIAVNAGLEGGVVVERVRNLTPGEGLNAATGEYVNMFESGILDPAKVTRSALQNASSIAALFLTTEAVIAEKPEKNPAPAGGMPDAGGMDF; encoded by the coding sequence ATGGCTGCAAAGATGATCGCGTTCGACGAGGAGGCCCGCCGCGGTCTCGAGCGCGGCATGAACCAGCTCGCCGACGCCGTGAAGGTGACCCTTGGTCCCAAGGGCCGCAACGTCGTGCTGGAGAAGAAGTGGGGCGCTCCCACGATCACCAACGACGGTGTGTCGATCGCCAAGGAGATCGAGCTCGAGGACCCGTGGGAGAAGATCGGCGCGGAGCTCGTCAAGGAAGTAGCCAAGAAGACCGACGACGTCGCGGGTGACGGCACCACCACCGCCACCGTGCTGGCCCAGGCGCTGGTGCGCGAGGGTCTGCGCAACGTGGCCGCCGGCGCGAACCCGATGTCGCTCAAGCGCGGCATCGAGGCCGCCGTCGAGCGGGTGAGCGAGGAGCTGTCCAAGCTCGCCAAGGACGTGGAGACCAAGGAGCAGATCGCCTCCACGGCCTCCATCTCCGCGGGCGACCCGCAGATCGGCGAGATGATCGCCGAGGCGATGGACAAGGTCGGCAAGGAAGGCGTCATCACGGTCGAGGAGAGCCAGACCTTCGGTCTGGAGCTCGAGCTGACCGAGGGGATGCGCTTCGACAAGGGCTACATCTCGCACTACTTCGTGACCGACCCCGAGCGGATGGAGGCGGTCCTCGAGGACCCGTACATCCTGATCGTTCAGGGCAAGGCGTCGGCGAACAAGGACCTGCTGCCCGTCCTCGAGGGCGTCATGCAGTCCGGCAAGCCGCTGCTGATCATCGCGGAGGACGTCGAGGGCGAGGCCCTGGCCACCCTGGTCGTCAACAAGATCCGCGGGATCTTCAAGTCCGTCGCCGTGAAGGCGCCGGGCTTCGGCGACCGCCGCAAGGCCATGCTGGGCGACATCGCCACGCTGACCGGCGGCCAGGTCATCAGCGAGGACGTGGGTCTCAAGCTGGAGAACACCACGACCGAGATGCTGGGCCGCGCCCGCAAGGTCGTCATCACCAAGGACGAGACCACCATCGTGGACGGCGCCGGTGACGCCAACGAGATCGCGGGCCGGGTCAACCAGATCCGCACCGAGATCGACAACACCGACTCCGACTACGACCGCGAGAAGCTCCAGGAGCGCCTGGCCAAGCTCGCGGGCGGTGTGGCGGTCATCAAGGCCGGCGCCGCGACGGAGGTCGAGCTCAAGGAGCGCAAGCACCGCATCGAGGACGCCGTCCGCAACGCCAAGGCCGCGGTCGAGGAGGGCATCGTCCCCGGCGGTGGCGTGGCGCTGCTCCAGGCCGGCACCAAGGCGTTCGACAAGCTGGAGCTTGCGGGCGACGAGGCCACCGGTGCGAACATCGTCAAGCGCGCTCTCGAGGAGCCGCTGAAGCAGATCGCCGTCAACGCCGGCCTCGAGGGCGGCGTCGTGGTGGAGCGGGTCCGCAACCTGACCCCGGGTGAGGGCCTGAACGCCGCCACCGGCGAGTACGTCAACATGTTCGAGTCGGGGATCCTCGACCCGGCCAAGGTGACCCGGTCCGCGCTGCAGAACGCCTCGTCGATCGCCGCGCTGTTCCTGACAACCGAGGCCGTCATCGCCGAGAAGCCCGAGAAGAACCCGGCCCCGGCGGGCGGCATGCCCGACGCCGGCGGCATGGACTTCTGA